The following coding sequences lie in one Saccopteryx bilineata isolate mSacBil1 chromosome 5, mSacBil1_pri_phased_curated, whole genome shotgun sequence genomic window:
- the LOC136338369 gene encoding pre-mRNA-splicing factor 18 isoform X2 yields the protein MDILKSEILRKRQLVEDRNLLVIQPKEEDQKPLASSNPVLELELAEEKLPMTLSRQEVIRRLRERGEPIRLFGETDYDAFQRLRKIEILTPEVNKGLRNDLKAALDKIDQQYLNELVGGQEPGEEDTQNDLKVHEENTTIEELEALGESLGKGDDHKDMDIITKFLKFLLGVWAKELNAREDYVKRSVQGKLNSATQKQTESYLRPLFRKLRKRNLPADIKESITDIIKFMLQREYVKANDAYLQMAIGNAPWPIGVTMVGIHARTGREKIFSKHVAHVLNDETQRKYIQGLKRLMTICQKHFPTDPSKCVEYNAL from the exons ATACAGCCAAAAGAGGAGGACCAGAAACCATTAGCTTCATCAAATCCAGTGTTAGAACTTGAACTGGCGGAGGAAAAATTACCCATGACTCTTTCTAGGCAAGAG GTTATCAGaagattgagagaaagaggagaaccaATCAGACTATTTGGAGAAACTGATTATGATGCTTTTCAACGTTTAAGAAAAATAGAGATCCTCACACCAGAAGTTAACAAG gGATTGAGGAATGATCTAAAAGCAGCTTTGGATAAGATCGATCAACAATACCTCAATGAACTTGTGGGTGGTCAAGAACCTGGAGAGGAAGATACACAGAATGATTTGAAAGTTCATGAAGAAAACACCACAATTGAAGAATTAGAG GCCCTGGGAGAGTCTTTAGGAAAAGGTGATGATCATAAAGACATGGACATCATCACCAAATTCCTTAAG TTCCTTCTCGGTGTTTGGGCTAAAGAACTGAATGCGAGAGAAGATTATGTGAAGCGCAGTGTGCAGGGTAAATTGAACAGTGCTACTCAGAAACAGACCGAGTCCTATCTCAGACCCCTTTTCAGAAAGCTACGAAAAAGG aaTCTTCCTGCTGATATTAAAGAATCCATAACCGATATTATTAAATTCATGTTGCAGAGAGAATATGTGAAG gctaATGATGCTTATCTTCAGATGGCCATTGGAAATGCCCCTTGGCCCATTGGTGTCACTATGGTTGGTATCCATGCCAGAACTGGTAGAGAAAAGATCTTCTCCAAGCATGTTGCCCATGTTTTAAATGATGAAACACAGCGAAAATATATTCAG gGATTGAAGAGGTTAATGACAATTTGCCAGAAGCACTTTCCCACAGATCCATCGAAGTGCGTGGAGTACAATGCACTGTGA